A genomic stretch from uncultured Pseudodesulfovibrio sp. includes:
- a CDS encoding OmpP1/FadL family transporter — translation MKRASAIFFCSLIICLLASAVTVQAGGFALYEWGNRALGMGTANYATGNDASVIAYNPSLMTKLKGTNVYGGVAVINPMSDVYIDGVKNTTRSVNHAVPHAYITHQVNDDLFVGLGEYTRFGLGTKYADGWVGANLLQEAMLETFSFTPSVAYKVTDDFAISGSVEYIKGGFMIKKQVALLAGPDELKVDVDSSALAFNLSMVYDFTDDLNIGFIYRSPVHFVGKGKATYNNPGIPLNSSGNATLTADFPASYTVGLGYSPMENLTLEFDVVYTQWEQFDRIEFDFDGFALPDTVEEFNYKSTWRFQLGAEYLVSDALALRAGYVYDQTPIRHEYTSPLLPANDRQMFTLGAGYSINDITFDLAGMYIITKERTGLTMNDGVADHAVEFKNGRTWGAGLSIGYAF, via the coding sequence ATGAAACGTGCATCCGCCATTTTTTTCTGTAGCTTAATCATCTGTCTTTTAGCGTCCGCCGTCACCGTACAGGCGGGCGGGTTTGCTCTGTATGAGTGGGGCAACCGTGCATTGGGTATGGGTACTGCCAACTATGCCACTGGGAATGATGCTTCTGTTATTGCTTATAACCCGTCCCTGATGACCAAATTGAAAGGGACTAATGTGTATGGTGGCGTCGCAGTCATTAACCCGATGTCGGATGTGTATATTGATGGCGTTAAGAACACCACTCGTTCAGTGAATCACGCTGTCCCTCATGCCTACATAACTCATCAGGTGAATGACGATCTGTTTGTTGGTCTGGGTGAGTACACCCGGTTCGGTCTTGGTACCAAGTATGCCGATGGTTGGGTTGGTGCCAATCTGCTTCAGGAGGCAATGCTCGAGACATTCTCTTTTACTCCTTCAGTTGCATATAAAGTGACTGACGATTTCGCGATTTCAGGAAGCGTGGAGTATATCAAGGGTGGCTTCATGATCAAGAAACAGGTTGCGCTGCTTGCTGGTCCGGATGAACTCAAGGTTGACGTTGATTCATCCGCTCTCGCTTTCAACCTGTCCATGGTTTATGATTTTACGGATGATTTGAACATCGGTTTTATTTATCGGTCCCCTGTGCACTTTGTCGGTAAGGGCAAGGCCACGTATAATAATCCGGGAATTCCTCTCAACTCTTCCGGTAACGCAACACTGACCGCAGATTTTCCCGCCAGTTATACTGTTGGATTGGGGTATAGTCCCATGGAAAATCTGACATTGGAATTTGATGTCGTGTATACTCAGTGGGAGCAGTTCGATCGAATCGAATTTGATTTTGACGGCTTTGCTCTTCCCGATACCGTGGAAGAATTTAACTATAAGAGCACTTGGCGCTTCCAACTCGGTGCAGAGTACTTGGTCTCCGATGCTTTGGCACTGCGTGCCGGGTATGTTTACGACCAGACTCCGATCCGCCATGAGTATACTTCTCCGTTGCTGCCTGCGAACGATCGACAGATGTTTACTCTTGGTGCAGGCTACTCAATTAATGATATAACTTTCGACTTGGCTGGTATGTATATCATAACCAAAGAACGTACCGGGTTGACCATGAATGACGGTGTGGCTGATCACGCAGTGGAATTCAAGAACGGTCGTACCTGGGGTGCAGGTCTCTCCATAGGGTATGCTTTCTAA
- a CDS encoding ABC transporter ATP-binding protein, whose protein sequence is MITLNTLSFAYPSGGDVLSGLSMNIPKGTLLGLVGANGSGKSTLLSLMAGLYAPTGGSLVVADRLSPGSEKSIRAICRLVMQDADLQILGGTVEEDMLMGVKRNEATLVRARKMAERFNLLSAWDRPVQILSWGMKRKLCLAAALLDEPKVLLLDEPFSGLDYPGVREMRSIIRENRQAGLTQVVSSHDLESFIDLVDGVALLDSGKLIVIGPPASVLDTVREHGVRPPRSWSVDRVIGSWDEVNG, encoded by the coding sequence ATGATTACACTGAACACACTCTCTTTTGCTTATCCATCCGGTGGTGACGTCTTGTCTGGTTTGTCCATGAATATCCCAAAAGGGACGCTCTTGGGATTAGTCGGTGCCAATGGAAGCGGGAAATCCACACTTCTGTCGCTTATGGCCGGGTTGTACGCCCCAACGGGAGGCTCTCTGGTTGTGGCAGATCGTCTTAGCCCCGGTTCAGAGAAATCCATTCGAGCCATATGCCGTTTGGTGATGCAGGATGCTGATCTGCAAATTCTTGGTGGTACTGTGGAAGAAGATATGCTCATGGGCGTGAAGCGTAATGAAGCGACTCTTGTACGGGCCAGAAAAATGGCTGAAAGATTCAACCTGCTTTCAGCCTGGGATCGCCCTGTGCAAATTTTGTCCTGGGGTATGAAGCGCAAGCTCTGTCTGGCGGCAGCGTTATTGGATGAACCAAAAGTGTTATTGTTGGACGAACCCTTCAGTGGCCTAGATTATCCAGGAGTGCGGGAGATGCGTTCTATCATTCGAGAAAACCGGCAGGCGGGGCTGACGCAGGTTGTGTCTTCCCACGATCTGGAGAGTTTTATTGATTTGGTGGACGGGGTGGCTCTTCTCGACAGCGGAAAGCTCATTGTAATCGGTCCTCCTGCATCCGTTTTGGACACAGTTCGTGAACATGGGGTTCGTCCTCCGCGTTCCTGGTCTGTTGATCGTGTTATTGGCTCGTGGGATGAGGTGAACGGATGA
- a CDS encoding cobalt transporter produces MISGTAAFLRGLDPRLKLAVALVLGPCLWKVDVIAVTVCIFVLLSIVWPLAAGQPVGFKMIRSLLVFVLFWMAVKMVLDAASEVPLEFIIMDGIQLGARLVALLLLGLGLALSTSARSLGLAVSWGLRPLIGKERAWRAALSLALMIHFLPICLETLARVKEVASRRCLGFGVGVRMRIVPLALVRNLSQKTWNQTLAVACRGLDSSTAWEPDFSWCVQDGVTAILSMTAIGVMFLI; encoded by the coding sequence ATGATATCCGGTACAGCCGCATTCCTCCGAGGGCTTGACCCTCGTCTGAAGTTGGCGGTCGCACTTGTGCTTGGCCCCTGCCTATGGAAAGTCGATGTCATTGCGGTCACTGTATGCATATTTGTTTTGCTTTCCATTGTCTGGCCTCTTGCCGCGGGACAACCTGTCGGATTCAAGATGATTCGCAGCCTGCTGGTTTTCGTCCTGTTCTGGATGGCCGTCAAGATGGTACTTGATGCCGCGTCAGAAGTGCCTCTTGAGTTTATCATAATGGACGGTATTCAACTGGGGGCACGTCTTGTCGCGTTACTTCTCCTCGGTCTTGGGCTGGCTCTGTCAACATCGGCTCGTTCGCTCGGATTGGCTGTGTCATGGGGGCTGCGCCCGTTGATAGGTAAGGAACGTGCCTGGCGAGCGGCCCTGTCACTTGCTTTGATGATCCACTTCCTGCCAATTTGTCTGGAGACACTTGCCAGAGTCAAGGAGGTGGCCTCTCGCCGCTGTCTCGGTTTTGGAGTAGGTGTTCGAATGCGTATAGTCCCGCTAGCCTTGGTGCGTAATCTTAGCCAGAAGACCTGGAACCAGACCCTGGCCGTGGCCTGTCGCGGCCTGGATTCTTCCACCGCATGGGAACCTGATTTTTCCTGGTGCGTTCAGGATGGCGTGACCGCCATTCTTTCCATGACAGCAATTGGTGTCATGTTTCTTATCTGA
- a CDS encoding rhodanese-like domain-containing protein yields the protein MAQIKMMTVDMARSFMNTHKPDSYTLLDVRQAWEYEDEHIPGARLIPLVELPDRLDEIDSIKPILAYCRSGGRSMAASVLLEGDGFPDISNIVGGMSSWNGETAFGPMELGMIEFTGTETPLEMVLKAYAMESNLQQFYVERADMAETLERIELFMELAELEDRHKDTLFTLYCRLSGQEMDRSVFESTAFEAKGLAAEGGVEIRDFLEQHPAAFDDEEGILQLATMVEAQALDYYQRCSRRVDNKETEAVLQTLAREEKAHLKLLGRHMDKREP from the coding sequence ATGGCACAGATAAAAATGATGACCGTAGACATGGCTCGATCGTTTATGAACACCCACAAGCCTGATTCCTATACGCTTCTGGATGTTCGGCAGGCATGGGAATATGAGGATGAGCATATTCCGGGTGCGCGCCTTATTCCATTGGTCGAACTTCCTGATCGTTTAGATGAAATTGACAGTATCAAGCCTATACTTGCTTACTGCCGATCCGGTGGTCGGAGTATGGCTGCTTCTGTATTGCTTGAAGGTGATGGCTTTCCCGATATTAGTAATATTGTGGGGGGGATGAGCAGTTGGAATGGCGAGACTGCATTCGGCCCCATGGAACTCGGTATGATTGAGTTTACGGGGACAGAGACTCCGTTGGAGATGGTTCTCAAGGCGTATGCCATGGAGAGCAATTTGCAACAATTTTATGTGGAGCGGGCTGATATGGCGGAAACTCTGGAGCGAATAGAGTTATTCATGGAGCTTGCTGAACTGGAAGATCGTCACAAGGATACCCTGTTCACTCTCTACTGTCGCCTTTCAGGTCAGGAAATGGATCGTAGCGTATTTGAGAGTACTGCTTTTGAGGCAAAAGGTTTGGCAGCGGAAGGGGGTGTTGAAATACGAGATTTTCTTGAGCAGCACCCGGCGGCCTTTGATGACGAGGAAGGAATCCTGCAATTGGCGACAATGGTTGAGGCGCAAGCATTGGATTACTACCAGCGGTGTTCGAGGCGTGTGGATAACAAGGAAACAGAAGCTGTTTTACAAACCCTTGCTCGGGAAGAAAAGGCACATTTGAAGTTGTTGGGGCGGCATATGGACAAGCGGGAACCATAA
- a CDS encoding DMT family transporter yields the protein MIQGLIYALISATAFASLPILVKFGYATGMDGAVMMQYRFSYAAFFLFIFMLIKDRSLFRISLLNLGKCAFLGTVVYWGQTTCFVQALATIPASTTSLILYGYPVVVTLASALLFKTRLNSIIIISLAMVMSGCCLVFFDAFLREVDPVGLAYAFGSMAIFSAYLILTQVLLKDLKPLTATFYAILFAAIAFTISGDVSAWFHLSGTQVLISLALGLFPGILAVALLYQAIEKIGCAYTSIFSSVEPVVTLAAAAAFLGENIVLLQIGGIALILIGIVFPNLRLGQPPKKQPPIKHTSSLN from the coding sequence ATGATACAAGGTCTCATTTATGCGCTAATTTCCGCCACAGCGTTCGCTTCCTTGCCTATTCTTGTCAAATTCGGATACGCGACAGGCATGGATGGTGCGGTCATGATGCAGTACCGTTTTTCTTACGCAGCTTTTTTTCTGTTCATATTCATGCTGATCAAAGACCGATCACTATTCCGAATATCACTACTCAATCTCGGCAAATGCGCTTTTCTGGGGACAGTTGTGTACTGGGGGCAGACAACCTGTTTTGTTCAGGCATTAGCGACCATTCCGGCATCAACAACCTCGCTGATCCTCTATGGGTATCCCGTAGTGGTCACTCTCGCGTCAGCGTTACTCTTCAAAACACGCCTGAACAGCATCATTATTATTTCACTCGCTATGGTCATGTCTGGCTGTTGTCTTGTCTTCTTTGACGCCTTTCTGCGAGAGGTAGACCCCGTTGGCCTTGCATACGCATTCGGATCCATGGCTATATTTTCTGCGTACCTGATTCTGACTCAGGTACTTCTCAAGGACTTGAAACCATTGACCGCAACGTTTTATGCTATACTCTTTGCCGCCATAGCGTTCACCATCTCCGGTGACGTTTCCGCATGGTTCCACCTTTCTGGCACACAAGTACTAATCAGCCTTGCTCTGGGGCTGTTTCCAGGCATCCTGGCTGTTGCCCTTCTCTATCAGGCCATTGAAAAAATCGGCTGTGCCTATACCAGCATATTTTCATCTGTCGAACCCGTTGTAACCCTGGCCGCGGCAGCCGCTTTTCTGGGAGAAAATATTGTCTTATTACAAATTGGCGGTATCGCCTTGATTCTCATAGGCATCGTATTTCCAAATCTCCGTCTTGGACAACCTCCCAAAAAACAGCCTCCGATAAAACACACATCATCCTTGAATTAA
- a CDS encoding TlyA family RNA methyltransferase, translating to MAKKQRADHLLAASGAVESREKAKRLIMAGKVHYMDRGQKIPVGKPGQQFFPDTEFVVPDDSRFVSRGAYKLLTAIEEFSIDFTDKVALDAGASTGGFTDCMLQYGATRVYAIDVGYGQLHEKLRQDERVINMERTNVRHAEPDLIPEPVDVVVADVSFISLTKILPACCQFLKTGGELVVLIKPQFEVGPGQTDKGVVRNETVRQETVDMVTGFCKNELGLIIKGVVPSKILGPKGNQEYMAYMSKA from the coding sequence GTGGCAAAAAAACAACGGGCAGATCATCTGCTCGCCGCATCGGGCGCGGTAGAAAGCCGGGAAAAAGCCAAACGGCTTATCATGGCCGGGAAAGTCCATTATATGGACCGAGGGCAAAAAATCCCTGTAGGCAAACCCGGACAGCAGTTCTTCCCGGACACGGAATTTGTTGTCCCGGACGATTCCCGCTTCGTCTCACGTGGCGCGTACAAGCTCCTCACTGCCATCGAAGAGTTTTCCATTGACTTCACAGACAAGGTCGCCCTTGATGCAGGCGCTTCGACCGGCGGTTTTACTGACTGCATGCTCCAATATGGAGCAACTAGAGTCTACGCCATTGATGTGGGTTACGGTCAATTGCACGAAAAGCTCAGGCAGGACGAACGTGTAATCAACATGGAACGCACGAACGTCCGACATGCCGAGCCGGATCTTATCCCGGAACCAGTGGATGTTGTTGTAGCCGATGTTTCCTTTATTTCCCTCACGAAAATTCTTCCGGCTTGCTGTCAATTCCTAAAAACCGGTGGCGAATTGGTCGTGCTCATCAAACCGCAATTCGAAGTCGGCCCGGGCCAGACAGACAAAGGCGTCGTCCGCAATGAAACAGTACGTCAGGAAACTGTAGATATGGTGACAGGGTTCTGCAAAAACGAACTCGGCTTGATTATCAAAGGTGTAGTACCATCAAAAATCCTCGGCCCCAAAGGCAATCAGGAATACATGGCCTATATGTCCAAAGCATAA